A stretch of the Arachis stenosperma cultivar V10309 chromosome 6, arast.V10309.gnm1.PFL2, whole genome shotgun sequence genome encodes the following:
- the LOC130934232 gene encoding uncharacterized protein LOC130934232, whose product MPFPQKLCQEERDKQFARFVVYLKTLEIKIPFVEALEQIPSYAKFMKDILSHKKDWRETQTVILTEEYSAIIQNSLPKKLKDPGSFMIPYILGDACTRTALCDLGASINLIPTSLINKLCLIEEVKPTRMFHQLADGSIKIPSGVIEDMIVKGHKSASLILGRPFLVTGQTFIDVEKGEVTLRVNKEKFVLNAVKAMQHPDIPEECMSIDFIDSLVEEVNMAKSFKDRLDDILDDTQPDSEKILETSNEMEKLRIQEVTLHKDSIIFNVLKPPLPLDKGGTCIKDSASKPPPLDGTYSIHPKTKRKFVVGCTPST is encoded by the exons ATGCCATTTCCTCAGAAACTCTGTCAAGAGGAAAGGGATAAACAGTTTGCTCGCTTTGTGGTGTATCTCAAAACACTAGAGATAAAGATCCCTTTTGTAGAAGCTCTTGAACAGATACCTTCTTATGCAAAGTTCATGAAGGATATTCTAAGTCATAAGAAAGATTGGAGGGAGACACAAACAGTCATCCTCACTGAGGAATATAGTGCAATCATTCAGAACAGCTTACCaaagaagcttaaagatcctggaagctttatgataccatacATTCTAGGTGATGCTTGTACAAggacagctctatgtgaccttggagcaagcatcaacctaatacctACTTCTTTAATAAATAAGCTCTGTTTGATTGaggaagtcaaaccaacccgcaTGTTCCATCAACTTGCTGATGGGTCTATTAAGATACCATCAGGAGtgatagaggacatgattgtcaag GGGCACAAGAGTGCAtctctcatcctaggaagacccttcctagttACAGGACAAACCTTCATTGATGTtgaaaaaggggaagtaaccctaagagtcaatAAGGAGAAGTTCGTACTGAATGCTGTGAaggctatgcagcatccagacattCCTGAGGAATGCATGAGCATTGACTTCATTGATTCCCTGGTGGAAGAAGTCAACATGGCCAAAAGCTTCAAGGACAGGCTTGATGATATCCTTGATGATACTCAGCCTGACTCAGAGAAAATTCTGGAAACCTCTAACGAAATGGAGAAGCTAAGAATCCAAGAGGTTACCTTGCATAAGGACTCGATAATATTCAACGTTCTCAAACCTCCATTACCCCTTGACAAGGGAGGCACTTGCATAAAGGATTCAGCATCCAAGCCTCCACCCTTGGATGGAACTTATTCAATCCATCCTAAGACCAAACGTAAGTTTGTTGTTGGATGTACACCATCCACCTAG